The Thermovibrio guaymasensis genomic interval GTTTTACGAGCATTATGATGAGCTCAACGACAATTACGAACATTAAAAGTGGCGAAATTATCTCCTTAAGGCTTTCTGTTGCATTTCCTCCCGGTTCTGAGAAAATGAATTTTTCAAGTTGTAGGATTTCAGGAGTTACCAGTAAGAATTCGAAAAAGAGGATAGCAGAGATAACTAATAAGGCTACAGTTATTGCTAAGAGGAAACTTTCAGATGCCTTTATTAGAACGTGCTCAAACCTCTTTACTAAAGTCATCATATATTCAATCCCCCTAAGTACCAGTTTATTATCCTATCTCCAAAGAAGAGTGAAATCAGGGCTCCAACGGATATGAATGGGCCGAAGGGAATGGCTGCTCCCTTCTTTTTTAAGGTTAAGAGCCCGTATAGAGCTCCTACCATTGAGGCCAAAAAGAGGGTTAGGAGCACCTTTTCCCACCCTAGGAAAGCTCCAACTACTGCCATTATGTTTGCGTCCCCGTAGCCCATTCCCTCCTTTCCTGTAAATACGAAGTAAGTCTCTATTATAAATAGGATTACTCCTGCTCCGAGTGATGCACCGAAAATGGCCTCTTTGAAGGAGTGGTTTTCGGTAAATAAGAATAGAAGGATTCCTGAAACCAAGGCGAAGTAGCTGAGCTTCACTGGAACTTCCATAGTTTTCATGTCTATAAAAGAGACGACTATTAAGTAGTAAACGAGAATTAAGTAGTAGAGGGAGTCAAAGGATAGATCGAAATTGCATACTACTGCGGCAGTTAAAGTTCCCGTTAGGAGTTCTACGATAGGGTAGATGGGAGAGATTTTCTTACCGCAGTTTCTACACTTTCCCCTTAAAATTATGTAGCTTAATACGGGAACGTTGTCGTACCACTTAATCCTACTTCCACAGTTAGGACAGCTTGAGGGGGGCCAGAGGATAGACTTCCCTTTAGGAATCCTGTATATGCAGACGTTTAGGAAACTACCGAAAATCAGTCCGAAGAGGAATGCAACCAAGCACAGGAACATTAGTGGGTCTCCTTTGGAGCCGATTTAACGAACTTTACAAGGCCTTTTAGGAAATCCTTCCACTTTAGGACGGCAGGTTTTAGCCTTTCCCTTAAAACTTTTAGGGCTTCATCCTCTTTCCCTTCGTATAGGAGGTCATCAAGCTCAAAGACTGCATCCTCAAGCTTTGCTATCTCCTCCTCTATTCCCTCGTATATTGGAAGTATTCTCGCTCCTGAGTCAACTAGCTTTACGGTCCAGTCAAGGGAATCAAGTAAGTTGTGGAGCATTACTTTTGCCAGTTCTGGCCTTTCTTTCCAGTCCTGATATATCTGCTCTATTGAGTTTGCCATACCATCTAGGGCTAAGAGTGCAAGTTCAATCTGCCTGTTAACCATGTTTGTTGAGTGTTCTGTTACTATGTTGAGGTCTTCAAGGTTCTTTACTTCGTCAACCTTTACAGGGTGGAGCTTCTCTCCCTTTAACTCAACGTGCTTTATTGAGCGCTCTGGAAAGAGGTACCTGTACTCTATTAGCCTTAAAAGGCTTGATGTCGGCAAGTTCTTGAGCTTTCCCTTTAGCTCAAACTCAATAGGTTTTCCGTCAACCTTTACTCTCACTTTCCTCTTTTCCTGTGACATTTTCCCTTAAGACCTCCAGAGCTTCCTCTTTTGATAGTTTAATTGCCTCTCTCCTCCCTACAAAGATGGAGGAGAGGAACTTAAGGAGCCTTTCATTTCCCAGTGGAAATTTAACCTTTGATACTATCTTAACAATAGCCGAAACTTCCCTCTCCAGTGCCTTAACTGAGTCGTGTCTGAAAGATAGGGCCTCTTTTAAAGCTTCTAAGTACTCTCCCATTCCCTCTCTTATTCCGTTTATTAGGGCAATTTCGTTTGGGATCTTTAAGAGCTCCCCGGCTACTGCAAGTGCGTTACTCCTCATATAACCTAACCCTTCAATGGAGGATATCAGAGAGTACTTAAAGGGAACCCCTCCCCTAACCATCATTATAACCCTGTGGAGGGTGTCAAACTCAAAGAGGTTTAACCGGCACAGGAGTTGGCCTAGGAGGGAGCTCTCAGGTGAGAGGTTTGAAAGTTCCCCCGGAGGCCTTGCAACGTTTTTGTAGTAAAAGAAACCTCCCTTTGCGTAGAATATGAGGACTTCTGAGTTGTCCTTCACTCTCATATTTGTTTCCGTTTCTATCTTACTGATGATCTTCCCCGCCTCTTCTAAGAACCCTTTTCCTGTAAAGAGTGTAACTGTTTTTGGGTTAAACTCCCTCCTTATAAAGGGCCTTACCGTAAACAGGTAGCCGACAGTTGGGTCTTCACTCCTCAGCTTCTCCGTTTCCTTTAACCTCTGTCCAAACTCAATAAAGCAGTAGGGGGAAACGAAGGAGGAGACGAGGAGTTTAGTTAGGGAAGTTGGCTTTGTGTTTTCAAGGAATCCTAGAGTTTGGAGCTCCTCTAGTATCTCCTGGAGTTCCTTAATGAGGAGGGGGTTTCTCTTGAGGCTGAAGAGCTCCTTTACAGCCTCTTGCCACCTTTGACCGTACCTTACAACTGGACCTAGGAGCATTAAGCTTAGAACGGACTTCTTCCTGTTTGGACAGGCGCTTCCCTCCCTTACAAGGCCTTCAGATAGGGCGGTTTCAAAGGGCTTTTCCATCTCTTCCTTAAGTGCTTCCTCGATGGCGTTCTCCTTTGCGCCTGTAACGATAAGGTAGGAGTAGCCCTTTTTAGAGAGGCCGAATCTACCGGCTCTCCCTTCCATCTGGAGGATCGTTAGAGGGTCTGGGAAGAACCGGTAGCTGTAAGTAAACCTGTCAAAGTTTCCCCTTATGAAGACTACTACGTTATCTGCCGGAAGGTTTACTCCGTAGGCCAAGGTCTGCGTTGCGTAGAGCCTGTTTAGGTCTCCTTCCTTAAACTCCTTCTCTATCTTTTCTCTCTCTTCTTGGGGAACGTCTGCGTTGTGAAAGGCAACCTTTTCTCCCTTCCTTTCAATTGGAATGAAGGGAAGTGTTTCGTTTAAAACTTCCTTTCCAAACTTTGAATTTTCAACTAAAAGGGCCTGCCAACCTAAGTCTTTCCTAGGAACGAAAACGAGGCTTTTACCCTTTAAATTTAACGTCTCAACGGCCGAAACTACCTTCTCCTCAGGAGTGTCTGTCGGTAAATTACTCTTCTTTAATAACTTCCTGAGGTTAAAGACTTTCCTCTCAAGGGGAACCGGCCTCCACTTGCTCTCTATAAAAAGTTCTGCCCTTATCCACTTTGCAAGCTCGGTAGCTCCCGGTATTGTTGCTGAAAGGAGGAGTAGGGGGACTTCCTCACTTAAAGCGTAAGAGACGAGCTCCTCAATTACTGCACCCCTTCCTTCATCCCTAATAACGTGAACCTCGTCAATTACGATGGCTCCTGCTTCTTCAAACCACTTTGCCCTATTCCTTGCTGCTGAAATGAGGCTTTCGTAGGTGCAGACGACTGCCGGCTGGTCTATTTCACTTAACTCTTCAATTAAGTCTCCCGTTCTTACTCCAACCCTTTTGAAAAATGGCTTAAATTCCTTAAACTTTTCCCATATTAAGGAGCGTGTAGGGGCTGTATATATGAACCTTCCCGTCCTGTTCTTTAGGAAGAATAGGAGGGAAATTAAGCTCTTTCCTGAGCTTGTAGGAGAGGACACTAAAGCGTTTCCTTCGCTGTAGTGGCGGTAGAATACCGATTGAATGGGGGTTAAACTCCCGTAGGGAAAGGGGAGGTTTTCTTCCTTCACTTTCACGAGGGGTTCGTGAATGCTTTTCCCGTCTAAAAGGTAGTCAACGTGGCCGGATTTACCGTCAAATTCTGAAGATTCTAAAACTTGAATAGTTTTCATTTCTCGGAAATCTCCTAAATTTCAATTTATCAATTCTCAAGGGAGGTTTTTGATGCAGATATACGTTTTCCAGTGTAACAAGTGTGGGGCAGAATTTGAAGAGGTTATTTACTCTCCACTTCAGCTTATGGAGATTAAGTGTCCCAACTGCGGTTCAGATGAAGTTGAAGTAATAGACATAGCCAACTTCTGTTCACCTTTTGGCTGAGGTTAATTTTAGGGGCGGTTCGCCCCTGTTATAATAGGGATTAAACGCTTATGGAGAACTAACCTTGCTTTTAAAAATAGTTATCCTTCTCGTAGTGGTAGGGGTTATCTTCGGTTGGGATAAAATCATCAACCTCTTTAAGGCCTTCTTCCAGGCAAAGGAAGAGTTTAAAAAGGGCCTTGAAGGAGAGGAAGAGGAGAAGGAACCTAAGATAAAGGTGGTTAAAAAGTAATTCTCTAGGACCCTCCCTTTGTTATTATTACTTACTCACTCTCTCTGGAGGTGTTATGAGGAGGGTTCTGGGTGCTGTTTTTCTTTCCTATCTGTTAACTTTCCCATCATTTGCAGGAAACGTTGATACGTTTGGGGTAGGTTCAAAAGCCACTTCACTTGGAGGCGCCTTTTCAGCTTACGCTGATGACCCCTTTGCAGTTTACTACAACCCAGCAGGACTGACTCAAATTGAAAGGCCCAGCTTTTCAATTGGAGCGCTTATCTTAAACCCTTACTTGAAGGTCCATTCTTACAGGGCAACTGATGGAGATGGAAATAGGGTTGAGCCTTACGGAATTTCCTTTACCGATTCATCAGATGTGCTTGTAGCACCCCATGGAGGTTTTGCAACTCACCTGTTTGGTAATGTCTACTTTGGAATTGCCGCATACGTTCCCTACGGTCTCCATATAGAGTGGGAATCTAACCCTTCAAAAAATCCGGGAGCTTATAACGCTTTTGAGTCCTATTACGTAAGGGGAGTTGTGACTCCTACCCTTGCTGTTAAGCTAACAGATAACTTTTCTGCAGGTTTTGGAATCTCTTTCGGCCGTTCAGATGCTGGAACACAGAGGAGAATTTACTCTCCGAGTGTACCTTCAGTTCACAACAGGATTATAAAGGGAGAACTCAGCGACGACTTTAATATCTCCTTTAACGTAGGTTTCCTTTATAAACCTTACGATAATCTTTCCTTGGGATTAACTTACCGTTCAAGGACTAAAACCGATTTTGATGGAACAGTTGAAGTTGTAGGTGTTGATAAAGTTCACGCTGAAACTTCAATAGACCATCCAGAGCAGCTTCAGTTTGGAGTAAAGTATCAGCCTAACAGGAGGTTAATCCTAACGGCTGATGTTGTTTGGACAAGGTGGAGTGTTGTTGACGGTTATACTGTTCGTTTTGATAGACCTCTCCTTGGGAAGACAAAAGAGGAGTTTCCGAGGAATTGGGATGATACGAGACAGGTAAGGATTGGTGTAGAGTACAGACTTAATGATGTTATCAGCCTTAGAGGAGGCTATTTTTACGACCCTTCCCCAATTCCAGATAGTACCTTTGATATGTTGTGGCCGGATGCGGATAAGAAAACCTACTCTCTAGGTGCTGGTTTTAACCTCTTCGGAGGAAAATTGACGCTAGATACTGTAGTTCAGTATACAGTTGCAGAGCAAAAGAGGGAAATTGGGGGGGAGAGTGAGAACCTTAACAACAGTTACCCAGGGGTAAACGGTCAACCTGGAAGGGTTTCAATGTCGGCTGATGGCCACGTTTGGGGATACGGTTTAACTCTCACTTACCACTTTTAGGGGGAGTTATGAGGAAATTTCTTATATTTAGTCTTATTTCAAGTATTATTTTTTCCTGTGGAGGGAGCCTTCAAGATACTTCATCGGCTCCTTCTACAGTAGACCATAACCCCGTTGATAGGAGTTATCTGGTGTTTGACCCTCTTTCAAGGGACTCGGAGGCTTCCCTTGGAATACCCTTTCCTAATGATATTTTTTGGGAAGAAGGGGTTGTAAAGATAGATACAAGTAAAGTTGAAGACCCATCAAAACGGGTTTTCTACCAAGCTATAAATTCTCTAAACTTGAAAGGACTTTCTCCTAATACACCTATTTTTATTCCCCTTTCAAGGAGCAATCCTATAGATCTGAGTTCGTTAAAGGGGAAGTTCTTGCTGATTGATCTTACAAACCTCCAATCTCTTCAGAGTAAAGGAAGTTCTCCTTTACCTGTTCAATTGGTTCTTCAAACTTCAAGACTTAAACCTTTACAGGATGGAAATTACCTTAAGTTTTATCCCATTAAACCCCTTGAAGCGGGCCATCGGTATCTATTTGTTATCTTTTCAGGAATAAGAGACTTAAATGGAAAAGAGGTTCTTCCTCCTCAAATTTACAACCAACTTGAATCGGAAAAGCCTTTGGCCGATCCTCAGCTTGAGAAGTTAAGGGAGCTCTATAGGAAGGAAATTTACGATGGCCTATTTCCAACCTTATCTCAGCTTTTGGGAGTAAAGCTGAATGAGGATACGGTAGCAGAGGCATTTACTTTTACTACTGCGGATAAAACTCTTTCTACGGCCGATTTAGGAGCAGTTAAGGCTTTCCTTGAGGGAGAGACTTCTACTTTAAAAATCTCCGGGCTTCCTTATTCTTCGGTTAATCAGGACTTTGCTTCTATCCTACAACCTCTTTCTAATCAGAACTTCGTTAACTTCTTGAAGGGACTTGCCCTTAGTTACAGCCAAAGGTATGGAAAAACTCTCTTTCCGGCATTGAGTATTAGAAAACTCAATGACTTTTTAGAAGCCCTTCAAAAGGTTTCCTCCGGTGAGGTTTCCTTAGGTGACGTAAACTGGGAGGAGTTTATCAAGTTCATTCCAGTATTTATTGGCAATCAAGAGCTTTATAGCGGTAAGGTTTATATTTTCCAGCACGGCCTTGGTAGTGTAAAGGAGAGGGCACTTAATTTACTTGAAGGTGTGAAACTTCCGGTAGTTGCTATAGACCTTCCACTCCATGGAGAATATACAACTTTAACCGGTTCTCAGGAAATTGACCCAAGTTGTACTGCTGAGGTAAATGGGAAAGTTGTTGGTAGTGGAAAGTGTTTCTTAACTTCAGATGTTACTTCAAATAGGCTTAATATTTATCAGGCCGCCTTTAATATCCTTCTCCTTGAAAAGCTCTTATCTCAAGGTACTTATGACCTTGACGGTGACGGTTCCCTTGATACTCCTAAAGAGATTAACTTTGTTGGTGTTTCAATGGGAGCTATTACGGGAGAGCTAGCTTACGCAAACTCATCAGATATTAGCAGGGCGGTGTTTAGCGTTGGAGGAGGAAACTACGTTTCAATAATTGATAGTGCACAAAATGACCTTATAGAGGGACTTCTATCTGCAATGGGATTAAAGAAAAACTCAAACGCTTACGCCGTTACCTTAGGTTTGTTCCAGCTCATTCTTGACACAGCGGACCCTTCTTTCTTCTCTCTGAACTCAGAGAAGGCCTCAAAGACCCTTTTTCAGAGCGCCTGTTGTGATACTGTTGTTCCTCCTGTTTCAAACTCCTCCTTTGCAACTGCGCTCTTTGGAGAGGGAGCAACGCCTGTTTACCTTAAGGACTTTGAGGACTTTAATAGCCCTCCAGTAGAGCCTGGCTGGTACGTTTATGGATATAGTGATAACTGGGTTATTCATAGTTTCCTAATTCACTGGAACCTTAAAAGTTATCCTGAAGTAGCTCCTCATACGAGTTTAGATTACCTTAAGGCTGCAACAGAGGGAGCTCAGAAGCAAGTTTATCTATTCCTTAAGTAATGGGAAAAAACACCTAAACTTATGCTCCCTTTCTTCAACTACCGGGGGCATTTCTTTCCTGCAGATCTCCCTTGCCTTTGGGCATCTTGGGTGGAATGGGCATCCTTCTATTTCCTCAGAGGGCTCTGGAACGTTTCCGGCCATTGTTTTAAGCTTTCTCTTTACTCCTCCGTTAAGCTTTGGCGAGCACTCAATTAGACCTTTTGTATAGGGGTGGCGGGGGTTGGCTAGAACTTCTTCGGTTTTACCTGACTCTACAGTGTAACCTCCGTAGAGGACGTAGGTTTTGTCCGATATTTCCTGAACTATTCCCATATCGTGGGTAATGAGAAGCGTTCCTAAGTTTTTCGTCTTTGATAGTTTTTTTAGGAGCTCCAGAATTTTCTTCTGAACCGTTACGTCAAGGGCTGTTGTCGGTTCATCTGCAAGTAGGTATGAAGGATTACAGGCAAGGGCCATAGCTATTGCGCACCTTTGCTTTAAACCTCCCGATAGGTGGTGGGGGTAGGAGTCTAACCTCTCCTCAGCCTTTGGAACCTGACACAGTTTTAAGAGCTCCAGAGCCCTTTCCCTTCCCTCCTCTTTACTTTTTACAGTTCTGTGGTATAGCATCGGTTCAATAATCTGCTCTCCAATCGTTAGAAGGGGGTTCAAGGAAGAGGAAGGGTCTTGAAAGACCATTGAAACCTTTTCCCAACGGAAGGAGGAGAGCTCCTTCTTATTAAGATTTAGTGGTTCTACTCCGTCAACTTCTACTTTTCCTGAGATTTTAAAGTTCTCAGGGAGTAACTTTAAAACGGAAAGGGCCGATATTGACTTTCCGCTTCCGCTCTCCCCTACGAGTGAAACGATCTCTCCCCTCTCTACTTCCCAAAAGACGTCCTTTAGGATTTTGAACTTTGGAGTTTCCACCTTAAGGTTTTCAACCTTTAAAGACACTTTATCTCCACCCAGTAGGAGTTTTCTGTAAAAACGTCTGGTTCAAAGTAGAGTTCCCTTACCTTTAGCTTCTTTCCGCTCCTTTCCTTTGCAGCTAAGTAGTGGGAAATGACTTTCGGAATATAACCTAAGAACTTACCGTCTTCGCTCTGGATGACGTATGTAACGGGAGAGTTTGGATTGAGTGGTTCTGCTTTCAAGCTGAAGTCCACTTTTCCCTTTATTACCCTTTCCCACTCTGCCCTTAAGTTTCTCCTCGCTATTACTGGGGTCCAGTAAGTTGAGGTTTTTGCAAGGAACTGATGGGGGCTTACCAGTCCCTTTATCTCCATTAAGAACTTACAGAGCTCCTTTGGAAGGGATTGGGTTCCTGCACATAGATACCCTATTAGAGACCAAAGTTCCTTTGAGTCAAGTATTTCCCTTAGCTGCTCTTTCTTGAGCTCAAAGAGTTTCCTGTTTTTGCTCCAGAGAGAGGAGAGTTTTGACTTGAGGGTAATTAGATTCTCAAGGTTAAAGTTGAAGTCCTTTAGAAACTTTAGAAACTCAAGGAACTCTCCCTTCGTTCTCTTCCTTGATAGGAGCCTACTTAGGAGCCACTCTCTATTTATCCTGTTGTAAAGTTTAGTGGCAAGTTCTTTGTCAAGGAACCAGGATAGGTAGAGGTTGAACCTGCCCAGTTCCTTATCTGAGGTCCACTCAAATTGAGGCTTAAATGCATCTTTAAGGAGCGAATTCTCAACTTCTTTAAGAGCTTTCTTTACTGTAAGAAAGAGCCTCTCAAAGTCCTTCTCTTTCTTAGTTTTTAGTGAAAACTCAACTACTACGTCTGCTCCGTTTAGCTCCTCTCTAACAGTTGGAACTATTAAGACCCCTTCCCTTTCAGTAATCTCATAGTTTGAGTAGGCAAGGGTAGTTGGAAAGTGGTACTCAAGCTCTTGAGCCATAAACTCTAAAAGGGAAGTAATAACCGAGCTCAGTATTTTATCTTTGACTTGAAAAAGCTTTTCCGGTTTAAACCGGATTTCTGGTTCCCTCTTAGGAAGTTCGGGATCAGTTAAGATTCCCTTTTTAAACCTCTCCCAGAGGGAGAGCTCAATGTCTGAATCAACGCTCTTTAAGGCTGTAAGCTCTTCATCTTTTAGGTATCTCCTCGCAGAGTCCCTTATCCTCTTTACCCTTAAAAGGTTCTTAGCTTCAAGTTTTGCAAGTTCCCAGAGCTCTTGACTTATGTGGTTTATCTCTCCTCTAACTGGCCAGAAGAAGTTCTTCTTTGCCTCCTTTAAGAACCTGTAGGAGAAAATCCTCTCAAGGGGGGCTTTTAGGAGTTGAAAGTCCACTCCTTCTACCTCTTCCGGAGAGAGGGTGAGTAAAGAAGGGGAAAGGGGAAACCTCTCCCTGAACAGTTTTACCCTATCGTAGATAAACTGGGGTGAGACCTCTTCAAAGGGTAGAAAGGAAAAGAGGAGGAAAACCCTCTCCTCCTCTTTGAGGAAGCTCTCTCCCTTTATAGGAACGGATAGTTTATCTGATAGGAGCATTGCTACTGGAAGGACAAAAGGGTCCCCCGGGAAAATGGCATCAATTCTAAGCTTTAACCTTTTAATCCTGTCGCTTAAGAAGAAGAGGGCATCAACTAAGTACTCCGGCTTTAGCTGGGAACTTTCAAATATAAGTGTTGGTTTAACTTTTACCTTCATAGCTCTCTTAGTATATCCCTTAGAATTTCAATACCTTTTTCAATCTCCTCCTTTGTAATTACTAAAGGAGGGGTAAACCTTAATACCTTTCCTGCTGTACAGTTAATAATAAGCCCCCTTTCAAGGGCTTTGCCTGCTATTTGAGAGCACTCTACCTTCATAACTGCTCCAACCATGAGCCCCAGTCCCCTTACTCCTTCAATTAGGTAGGGGAACTCCCTTTGGAGCTCCTTTAACTTCTCCACTAAGAACCTTCCCTTTTCCTTTACTTCCTCTAGAAATCCCAGTTTTGTAATTTCCTTTATGACTTCAACTCCTGCTCTCGTTGCTAGGAAGTTTCCTCCAAAGGTAGATGCGTGGAGCCCCGGCTTTAGAACGTTTGCAGCCTTCCCTTTTGCAACTATGGCCCCTATTGGAACTCCGTTTCCAAGGGCCTTTGCCAGCGTCATGACGTCAGGTTCAACGCCATAGTTCTGGTAGGCAAAGAGAGCTCCCGTCCTTCCAACTCCCGTTTGGACCTCGTCAAATATTAAAAGGGCATTTACCCTGTCTGCTATTTCCCTTAAGCCTTCAAGGAACTCCTTTTTGGCTGGAACGACTCCTCCTTCGCCCTGAACAGGTTCAACTATTATTGCAGCGGTTTTCTCAGATACTACTTCCTTAACAGAGTCAAGGTCGTTGAACTTTGCAAACTTTACGCCTGTAAGCATAGGTCCGAAACCTTGGTTGTACTTTCCCTGTCCGGTTATTGAAACAGATGCCATTGTCCTTCCGTGGAAGGAGTTTTCAAAGGCTATTATTTCAAACTTTTCTGGGTCAACTTCGGTTCCATAGCGCCTTGCAAGTTTTATTGCTCCCTCGTTTGCCTCTGCTCCGCTGTTGCAGAAGAAGACTTTTTCCCCAAATGAGTTCTCGCAGATTAACCTTGCAAGCTCAGCCTGGGGTTCAATGTGGAAGAGGTTTGAAGTGTGGATTAGGGTCTTTGCCTGCTTGCATATTGCCTCAGAGACTTTAGGGTGGCAGTGGCCGAGGTTGCAGACTGCGATTCCTGCAAGCATGTCAAGGTACTTCTTCCCCTCTTCATCGTAGAGCCAGCACCCTTCTCCCTTAACAAAGGATACGGGATAGCGGTTGTAGGTCTTCATTACGTACTTTTCTGTCTTTTCCTGTGTATTCATCTTCCAAACCTCACGCTGGAATTAATAGTTTTCTGAGCTCCTTTATTCTATCTCGAAGCTCTGCAGCCCTTTCAAACTCCCAGTTCTTTGCTGCCTCTTTCATCTCCTTTGTGAGCCTATCTATTTCGGCAAGGAGCTCCTCCTCGCTCTTTGGGACCTTCTCAACCCCCTTCTTCTTAAGCCTGAAGAGGGCCGAAAGGCCTGCGTCCTCAATGATGGAGCTCTCAATCTCCCTCTTAACGGTTTTTGGGGTTATTCCGTGCTTCCTGTTAAACTCCTCCTGAATCCTCCTCCTCCTTTCGGTCTCCTCAATTGCCTCCTTCATTGCCTTTGTCATTTTATCTGCAAATAGGATTACCTTGCCGTTTACGTTCCTTGCTGCCCTTCCCATCGTTTGAATTAGTGCAGTTTTAGAGCGCAGGAAACCCTCCTTGTCTGCGTCTAAGATCGCTACGAGTGAAACTTCCGGTAGGTCTAAACCTTCCCTCAGGAGGTTAACTCCGACTAGAACGTCAAACTCGCCGCTCCTCAATCCCCTTATAATCTCAACCCTCTCAACCGAATCAATCTCTGAGTGCATGTACTTTGCCTTTACTCCCTTCTCAAGGAGGTAGTTTGTAAGCTCCTCGGCACTCCTTTTGGTCAAAGTAGTTATTAAGACCCTCTCGTTCCTCTTAACCCTCTCTCTGATTTCTGAGAGGAGGTAGTCTATCTGGGCTTCAGTTGGTCTGACTTCAACTATCGGGTCTAGAAGTCCTGTAGGCCTTATTATCTGTTCAACTACTTTTTCCGAAACTGAGAGCTCAAACTCTCCGGGAGTTGCGGAGACGAAAATTGCCTGAGGGACTCTCTCTAAGAACTCCTCAAAGTTTAGTGGACGGTTATCGTAGGCTGAGGGGAGCCTGAAACCGTGTTCAATGAGGTTGTACTTCCTGGCCCTATCTCCCCTCCACATTGCCTTAATCTGGGGAATCGTTACGTGGGACTCGTCTATTATCACCAGGAAGTCGTCTGGGAAGTAGTCAAGTAGGGTGTAGGGAGGTTGACCTGGCTTCCTCCCGTCAAGGTGGCGGGAGTAGTTCTCAATTCCTTTACAGTGGCCGATTTCAAGTAGGAGCTCTATGTCGTAGCGGGTTCTCTGTTCAATTCTCCTTGCCTCAAGCTCCTTTCCCTGACTTAAGAAGTACTCAATCCTCTCCTCAAGCTCCCTCTCTATTCCCTCAACTGTCCTTAAAATCTGCTGGTAGGGAGTTGCGTAGTGGGAAGCCGGGTAGACTGTGTAGGAGTCAAACTCCTTTAAAACCTTCTGGTTGAAGTAGTCGTGCATAGTTATCCTTTCAACTTCGTCTCCAAAGAGCTCCACCCTTATAAAGTGGTCTTCCTGGTCAGCAGGGTAGATGTCTATGGTATCTCCTCTCACTTTGAATATCCCCGCTCTTACCTCGTAGGAGCTCCTTTCATAACCTAGTGTAACTAACTTCCTTAAAACTTCGTCCCTGTCTATCTCCTCTCCTACTGTGAACCTTAGGGAGAGCTCCCTGTAGTGTTCGGGAGAACCTAGGCCGTAGATACAGGAGACTGAGGATACTATTATCGTATCTGGGCGGGTTAGAAGTGAGACCGTTGCGCTGTGGCGCATCCTGTCTATTACAGGGTTTATTGAACAGTCCTTTTCAATGTAGATGTCTCGACTGGGTATGTAGGCTTCCGGCTGGTAGTAGTCGTAGTAGGAGATGAAGTACTCAACTGCGTTGTTTGGGAAGAAGTTCTTTAGCTCGTGGTAGAGCTGTGCTGCCAAAACTTTGTTGTGGGATATTACGAGGGTTGG includes:
- a CDS encoding prepilin peptidase, with translation MFLCLVAFLFGLIFGSFLNVCIYRIPKGKSILWPPSSCPNCGSRIKWYDNVPVLSYIILRGKCRNCGKKISPIYPIVELLTGTLTAAVVCNFDLSFDSLYYLILVYYLIVVSFIDMKTMEVPVKLSYFALVSGILLFLFTENHSFKEAIFGASLGAGVILFIIETYFVFTGKEGMGYGDANIMAVVGAFLGWEKVLLTLFLASMVGALYGLLTLKKKGAAIPFGPFISVGALISLFFGDRIINWYLGGLNI
- a CDS encoding aspartate aminotransferase family protein, which translates into the protein MNTQEKTEKYVMKTYNRYPVSFVKGEGCWLYDEEGKKYLDMLAGIAVCNLGHCHPKVSEAICKQAKTLIHTSNLFHIEPQAELARLICENSFGEKVFFCNSGAEANEGAIKLARRYGTEVDPEKFEIIAFENSFHGRTMASVSITGQGKYNQGFGPMLTGVKFAKFNDLDSVKEVVSEKTAAIIVEPVQGEGGVVPAKKEFLEGLREIADRVNALLIFDEVQTGVGRTGALFAYQNYGVEPDVMTLAKALGNGVPIGAIVAKGKAANVLKPGLHASTFGGNFLATRAGVEVIKEITKLGFLEEVKEKGRFLVEKLKELQREFPYLIEGVRGLGLMVGAVMKVECSQIAGKALERGLIINCTAGKVLRFTPPLVITKEEIEKGIEILRDILREL
- a CDS encoding FmdB family zinc ribbon protein, producing the protein MQIYVFQCNKCGAEFEEVIYSPLQLMEIKCPNCGSDEVEVIDIANFCSPFG
- a CDS encoding ABC transporter ATP-binding protein yields the protein MSLKVENLKVETPKFKILKDVFWEVERGEIVSLVGESGSGKSISALSVLKLLPENFKISGKVEVDGVEPLNLNKKELSSFRWEKVSMVFQDPSSSLNPLLTIGEQIIEPMLYHRTVKSKEEGRERALELLKLCQVPKAEERLDSYPHHLSGGLKQRCAIAMALACNPSYLLADEPTTALDVTVQKKILELLKKLSKTKNLGTLLITHDMGIVQEISDKTYVLYGGYTVESGKTEEVLANPRHPYTKGLIECSPKLNGGVKRKLKTMAGNVPEPSEEIEGCPFHPRCPKAREICRKEMPPVVEEREHKFRCFFPLLKE
- a CDS encoding twin-arginine translocation protein, TatA/E family subunit, encoding MLLKIVILLVVVGVIFGWDKIINLFKAFFQAKEEFKKGLEGEEEEKEPKIKVVKK
- a CDS encoding DEAD/DEAH box helicase — its product is MKTIQVLESSEFDGKSGHVDYLLDGKSIHEPLVKVKEENLPFPYGSLTPIQSVFYRHYSEGNALVSSPTSSGKSLISLLFFLKNRTGRFIYTAPTRSLIWEKFKEFKPFFKRVGVRTGDLIEELSEIDQPAVVCTYESLISAARNRAKWFEEAGAIVIDEVHVIRDEGRGAVIEELVSYALSEEVPLLLLSATIPGATELAKWIRAELFIESKWRPVPLERKVFNLRKLLKKSNLPTDTPEEKVVSAVETLNLKGKSLVFVPRKDLGWQALLVENSKFGKEVLNETLPFIPIERKGEKVAFHNADVPQEEREKIEKEFKEGDLNRLYATQTLAYGVNLPADNVVVFIRGNFDRFTYSYRFFPDPLTILQMEGRAGRFGLSKKGYSYLIVTGAKENAIEEALKEEMEKPFETALSEGLVREGSACPNRKKSVLSLMLLGPVVRYGQRWQEAVKELFSLKRNPLLIKELQEILEELQTLGFLENTKPTSLTKLLVSSFVSPYCFIEFGQRLKETEKLRSEDPTVGYLFTVRPFIRREFNPKTVTLFTGKGFLEEAGKIISKIETETNMRVKDNSEVLIFYAKGGFFYYKNVARPPGELSNLSPESSLLGQLLCRLNLFEFDTLHRVIMMVRGGVPFKYSLISSIEGLGYMRSNALAVAGELLKIPNEIALINGIREGMGEYLEALKEALSFRHDSVKALEREVSAIVKIVSKVKFPLGNERLLKFLSSIFVGRREAIKLSKEEALEVLRENVTGKEESESKG
- a CDS encoding OmpP1/FadL family transporter, coding for MRRVLGAVFLSYLLTFPSFAGNVDTFGVGSKATSLGGAFSAYADDPFAVYYNPAGLTQIERPSFSIGALILNPYLKVHSYRATDGDGNRVEPYGISFTDSSDVLVAPHGGFATHLFGNVYFGIAAYVPYGLHIEWESNPSKNPGAYNAFESYYVRGVVTPTLAVKLTDNFSAGFGISFGRSDAGTQRRIYSPSVPSVHNRIIKGELSDDFNISFNVGFLYKPYDNLSLGLTYRSRTKTDFDGTVEVVGVDKVHAETSIDHPEQLQFGVKYQPNRRLILTADVVWTRWSVVDGYTVRFDRPLLGKTKEEFPRNWDDTRQVRIGVEYRLNDVISLRGGYFYDPSPIPDSTFDMLWPDADKKTYSLGAGFNLFGGKLTLDTVVQYTVAEQKREIGGESENLNNSYPGVNGQPGRVSMSADGHVWGYGLTLTYHF